One stretch of Chryseobacterium fluminis DNA includes these proteins:
- a CDS encoding SusC/RagA family TonB-linked outer membrane protein → MKQRDLKYSCLIAVLYFGMNVNAQTTPQDTIPKENKIDEIVMIGYGSRKKVDNTTAVSSISAEEITKTKVLNASQAIQGKAAGVQVTASDMPGSTPTVMIRGIGTVLGGREPLYVVDGMFTNNINNINSNDILSYDILKDAVALAIYGNRAANGVIIITTKSGKGKMSISYDGLIGIRNPLKKVEMADASQFVNYNNIGLANQGKGLLNPNQPYNTDWFKEITRTGIYNQHNISISGSSESVKYFLSFNNYDEQSILKGTDYNRTTVRTNNEYRIAKGIRLAQNLSLAFTNSTPKSLGAFTNAYKQSPLVPVYYPNGQYGQPIYDSNGNISYSGGRFNNVSNPVMQLAFDNQKTKDFLLQGGLKLDIDILKELKFTSQFSGEYGTGKSYNFVDSRGLWLAGDPTRVESGYQASLPLNRLTNNSNNFFNWVLSNYLTFSKKFGQHDLEVVAGTEASVKDGVETLVINRKNLPSGQDYWNLSGTDYYGFLYSDSNTKAIESVKGNGNKTISYFGRVQYKFMNRYLLSGTIRRDGSSQFADGNKWGTFPSFGAGWIVSEEDFLKDSFFSLLKLRGGWGKIANQNVPLNYLPLLSGSVYNYGFGGTAVSNGVTVNKGYDPSLGWEITEEASLGLDFGFLNSRLTGSFDVYNKETTNIILQVTPYLATGISEANYSHMGSVVNKGAEVSLNWADRVGEDFSYSIGANYSYNKNQFKNVDTSKPISQLSGGSLGNGQWTKLFNATTVGNALGSFYLWDFDGYDANGNMTYKDLNGNGITGSADAGDRKYFDSYIPKSTLGVNISMAYKNWDFALNGYGAFGFKVYNGKKAQRISGENIERSVANDYWTPTNTGASNPAPTTAIPIASTFFLESGDFFRINNISVGYTFRNITDYMKSIKFYVSAINPVIFTKFSGYTSELSGDGNPYGTAGVELDSYPALRSFVFGVNLNF, encoded by the coding sequence ATGAAACAACGTGATTTAAAGTATTCATGTCTCATTGCTGTTCTCTATTTTGGGATGAACGTCAATGCTCAGACTACTCCTCAGGATACTATTCCTAAAGAGAATAAAATTGACGAGATCGTGATGATCGGGTACGGTAGCCGTAAAAAGGTGGATAATACTACTGCTGTCAGCTCTATCAGTGCCGAAGAGATTACCAAAACAAAAGTACTTAATGCATCGCAGGCTATTCAGGGTAAAGCTGCAGGGGTTCAGGTAACAGCTTCCGATATGCCTGGATCTACGCCTACAGTAATGATCAGAGGGATTGGTACCGTATTGGGTGGAAGAGAACCATTATATGTTGTTGATGGTATGTTTACAAACAATATCAATAACATCAACTCAAATGATATTCTATCTTATGATATATTAAAAGATGCTGTCGCACTTGCAATTTATGGAAACAGGGCTGCCAATGGGGTAATTATTATTACAACAAAATCTGGGAAAGGAAAAATGTCTATCAGCTATGATGGTTTGATCGGAATCAGAAATCCACTTAAAAAAGTGGAAATGGCAGATGCTTCGCAATTTGTAAATTATAATAATATAGGTCTTGCCAACCAAGGTAAAGGGCTTTTAAATCCAAATCAGCCATATAATACGGATTGGTTTAAGGAAATTACAAGAACGGGAATTTACAATCAACATAACATTTCCATTTCTGGATCTTCGGAATCTGTTAAATATTTTCTAAGCTTTAATAATTATGATGAGCAGTCAATTCTTAAAGGGACAGACTATAACAGAACTACTGTAAGAACAAATAACGAATATAGAATTGCTAAAGGAATTAGATTAGCTCAAAATTTAAGTTTAGCATTTACAAATAGTACACCCAAGTCTTTAGGTGCATTTACCAATGCCTATAAACAGTCTCCCCTAGTTCCTGTATATTATCCAAACGGACAATACGGTCAGCCTATTTATGACTCCAATGGTAACATCAGCTATAGTGGAGGTAGATTTAATAATGTAAGCAATCCAGTAATGCAATTGGCTTTTGATAATCAAAAAACAAAAGACTTTTTATTACAAGGTGGTTTGAAACTAGATATTGATATTTTAAAAGAATTAAAATTTACTTCTCAGTTTAGTGGTGAATATGGAACAGGCAAATCATATAATTTTGTTGATTCAAGAGGTCTATGGCTGGCAGGTGACCCTACCAGAGTAGAAAGCGGATACCAGGCAAGTTTACCACTCAATAGACTAACAAATAATAGCAACAACTTTTTTAATTGGGTATTAAGTAATTACTTAACTTTTTCGAAAAAGTTTGGACAACATGATTTGGAGGTGGTTGCAGGTACTGAAGCTTCTGTGAAAGATGGAGTGGAAACTTTAGTGATCAACAGAAAAAATCTACCTTCAGGACAAGATTATTGGAACCTTTCAGGTACAGATTATTATGGTTTTCTATATAGTGATTCAAATACTAAAGCAATCGAGTCTGTCAAAGGAAATGGGAATAAAACGATTTCATATTTCGGAAGAGTTCAATATAAATTTATGAATCGCTATTTATTGAGCGGTACGATAAGACGTGACGGATCTTCTCAATTTGCAGATGGCAATAAATGGGGAACATTTCCATCATTTGGAGCAGGTTGGATAGTTTCTGAGGAAGACTTTTTAAAAGATAGTTTCTTTAGTTTATTAAAATTAAGAGGAGGCTGGGGTAAAATAGCTAACCAGAATGTTCCACTAAACTATTTACCATTATTATCTGGATCTGTTTATAACTATGGCTTTGGTGGAACGGCTGTAAGCAATGGCGTTACTGTTAATAAAGGTTATGATCCTAGCTTAGGATGGGAAATCACTGAAGAAGCTTCTCTGGGATTGGATTTTGGTTTCTTAAATAGCCGTTTGACAGGTTCATTCGATGTTTATAATAAAGAAACAACAAATATTATCTTACAAGTTACACCATATTTAGCAACAGGTATTTCTGAAGCCAATTATTCTCATATGGGAAGTGTTGTAAATAAAGGAGCTGAAGTAAGTTTAAACTGGGCAGACCGAGTAGGAGAAGATTTCTCTTATTCAATAGGAGCTAACTATTCTTATAATAAGAACCAATTTAAAAATGTAGATACCAGTAAACCTATTTCTCAACTATCGGGTGGAAGTTTAGGAAATGGACAATGGACTAAATTATTCAATGCTACGACGGTTGGAAATGCATTGGGAAGTTTTTATTTGTGGGATTTTGATGGTTATGATGCTAATGGAAATATGACCTATAAAGATCTTAATGGTAATGGAATAACAGGATCGGCAGATGCAGGAGATAGAAAATATTTTGATTCATATATTCCTAAATCTACATTAGGGGTAAATATCTCTATGGCTTATAAAAATTGGGATTTTGCTCTTAATGGATATGGGGCTTTTGGATTTAAAGTATATAATGGTAAAAAAGCTCAAAGAATCAGTGGTGAAAATATAGAAAGATCAGTAGCTAATGATTATTGGACACCAACTAATACAGGAGCTTCAAACCCTGCACCAACTACAGCAATTCCTATTGCTTCAACTTTCTTCCTTGAAAGTGGTGATTTCTTTAGAATTAATAATATATCAGTGGGATATACTTTCAGAAATATTACTGATTATATGAAATCAATTAAATTTTATGTAAGTGCAATAAATCCTGTAATTTTCACGAAATTTTCAGGATACACCTCTGAACTTTCAGGGGATGGAAATCCTTATGGAACAGCAGGTGTTGAACTAGACTCTTATCCTGCGTTGAGGTCTTTCGTATTTGGAGTTAACCTAAATTTTTAA
- a CDS encoding glutaminyl-peptide cyclotransferase has translation MKKNIIAGFAALILLASCNKDEKILNTLNEFNSSMETKGYHFGDKLNIPKDVTDNAESISISFGDKETSDLTIDPRFFTLGDNAVTFNIRTKGGETLNQDATINVFAKNPEQKINYEIVAEYPHDPKNFVQGFQIEGNTIYESDGQNGSSQILKYTLGTTTPLASTKQAQEDFSEGSTIVGDKVYQLTWQSKKGYIYDKTSLKLLSEFAYPNVLGEGWGLTYDGKNLIASDGSKLLYFLDVNNPSKLIKYIAVAGSNQAYDQLNELEYYNGFIYANVWQKPVVLKINPATGEVVGTFDFTDIAKQNTKGSDDVLNGIAFKGDNMLVTGKNWSKIYEVAIK, from the coding sequence ATGAAAAAAAATATTATAGCAGGTTTTGCTGCCCTCATACTGTTAGCGTCTTGTAATAAGGATGAAAAAATCCTGAATACACTGAATGAATTTAACAGTTCAATGGAAACGAAAGGATATCATTTTGGGGATAAACTGAATATCCCTAAAGATGTTACAGACAATGCAGAAAGTATTTCAATAAGCTTTGGAGATAAAGAAACGTCAGATTTAACCATTGATCCGAGATTTTTCACCCTGGGAGACAATGCTGTGACTTTCAATATCAGAACAAAAGGAGGAGAAACCCTGAATCAGGATGCTACCATCAACGTTTTTGCGAAAAATCCTGAACAGAAAATCAATTATGAAATCGTTGCCGAATATCCTCATGATCCAAAGAACTTTGTCCAGGGGTTTCAGATCGAAGGAAATACCATTTATGAAAGTGACGGACAGAACGGTTCTTCCCAGATCTTAAAATATACCCTGGGAACGACGACTCCTCTGGCTTCAACAAAACAGGCACAGGAGGATTTTTCTGAAGGAAGTACTATAGTCGGTGATAAAGTATATCAGTTGACCTGGCAGAGCAAAAAAGGATACATCTACGATAAAACTTCATTAAAGCTTTTATCTGAATTTGCTTATCCTAATGTACTGGGAGAAGGCTGGGGTTTAACATATGACGGAAAAAACCTTATTGCATCGGACGGAAGTAAACTGCTGTACTTTCTGGATGTAAACAACCCTTCAAAATTAATTAAATATATTGCAGTCGCAGGAAGTAACCAGGCTTATGATCAGTTAAACGAGCTGGAATATTACAATGGGTTTATTTATGCCAATGTATGGCAGAAACCGGTTGTCCTGAAAATCAACCCTGCCACAGGAGAGGTAGTGGGGACTTTTGATTTTACAGATATTGCAAAACAAAATACCAAAGGAAGTGATGACGTCCTGAACGGAATTGCTTTTAAAGGTGACAATATGCTGGTCACAGGTAAAAACTGGTCTAAGATTTATGAAGTAGCCATTAAATAA
- a CDS encoding DUF2490 domain-containing protein, with protein sequence MKVLKFLAMVAFSLGTTLSFAQQSDLGAWYMYFGNNKISKKLNFHNEIQYRNFNAAGDLEQLLIRTGIGYDLTENNNNILLGYGFILSQPYVDGEKTQNTEHRIFQQFITKQKFGRFNLQHRYRLEERFLQDDFRMRFRYYLGLHIPVTNKELLPKTLYVSAYNEIFLNFDSPTFDRARVYGALGYVINKNMRIEAGYMNQIQENKNRGQIQIGFYNTIPFTKD encoded by the coding sequence ATGAAGGTTTTAAAGTTTCTGGCCATGGTTGCTTTCAGTTTGGGAACGACATTGTCATTTGCACAGCAAAGTGATTTGGGCGCATGGTATATGTATTTTGGAAATAATAAAATCAGTAAAAAATTAAATTTCCATAACGAAATTCAGTACCGTAATTTCAATGCTGCCGGAGACCTGGAACAACTTCTGATTCGTACCGGTATCGGTTATGATCTCACGGAAAATAATAACAATATATTGCTGGGGTATGGTTTTATCTTAAGTCAGCCATACGTTGACGGTGAAAAAACCCAGAATACGGAACACAGGATTTTTCAGCAGTTTATTACAAAACAGAAGTTCGGACGTTTTAATCTTCAGCACCGATACCGTCTGGAGGAACGTTTTTTACAGGATGATTTCAGAATGAGGTTCCGTTATTATCTGGGACTCCATATTCCTGTTACCAATAAAGAACTGCTCCCGAAAACACTGTATGTTTCGGCGTACAATGAGATTTTCCTGAATTTCGACAGTCCGACCTTCGACAGAGCCCGGGTGTATGGTGCTTTAGGATATGTCATCAATAAAAATATGAGGATCGAAGCGGGTTATATGAATCAGATTCAGGAGAATAAAAACAGAGGACAGATACAGATCGGATTTTATAATACGATACCATTCACGAAAGATTAA
- a CDS encoding Na+/H+ antiporter — MIHTYVIISIAVLLSVMILVMIGQKLKVAYPIFLVIAGLLISLVPGMPHIEIEPDLVFLIFLPPILFEAAWFTSWQDFHKWRKQIFSMAFGLVFLTSIVVAYLSSSLIPGLTVAMGFLLGGVNSPPDAVAATSVLRNMKIPKKITSILEGESLINDASSLIVFKFALAAVISGQFIFREAVQDFFMMAIGGIAVGVGAGFLFGALLRKIPTNSNIDTIITLIVPYIMYVGAEHFHFSGVLAVVAGGLLMSYNSHCYLSHTSRIQSGNVWSVLIFLMNTIIFILIGLELPVVVAAMKDYTISEGIFYSIVIGGAIIFTRILYSYALMYFPRICSRELRLKVPKPDWREPFIISFAAMRGVVSLAAALSIPAFLPNGEAFPHRNIILFVTFVIILITLVGQGLLLAPILKILKIKDAGSELPEEKQEVILMRKLKETALQKLDNDFSDLAEKNSLVKHQKHKLENEMMMMADKAQCMASTGDYVSAMNENKDVLRQVIQAQRNELHRLKREKVFDDHVMRTIEMQLDFDEAKITGFSHS; from the coding sequence ATGATCCATACCTATGTTATAATATCTATCGCGGTGTTATTGTCTGTGATGATATTGGTGATGATCGGTCAGAAGCTGAAAGTGGCTTACCCTATTTTTCTTGTTATTGCAGGATTATTAATCAGCCTGGTCCCGGGAATGCCCCACATTGAAATAGAACCTGATCTTGTTTTTCTGATTTTCCTTCCGCCCATCCTTTTTGAGGCGGCCTGGTTTACATCCTGGCAGGATTTTCACAAATGGAGAAAGCAGATCTTCTCAATGGCTTTCGGATTGGTGTTCCTTACTTCGATAGTGGTCGCTTATCTTTCTTCATCCCTCATTCCGGGGCTCACTGTGGCCATGGGATTTCTTTTGGGAGGTGTTAATTCTCCACCAGATGCCGTAGCAGCAACTTCGGTATTAAGGAATATGAAGATTCCGAAGAAAATAACAAGTATTCTGGAAGGAGAAAGCCTCATCAATGATGCATCGAGTTTAATTGTCTTTAAATTTGCCCTGGCCGCTGTGATTTCAGGACAGTTTATATTCAGGGAAGCCGTTCAGGACTTCTTTATGATGGCAATCGGAGGAATAGCAGTAGGCGTGGGAGCAGGATTTCTCTTTGGCGCTTTACTGAGAAAAATCCCTACAAATTCAAATATCGATACCATTATCACCCTCATTGTTCCCTACATCATGTATGTCGGGGCAGAACATTTCCATTTCTCGGGCGTATTAGCGGTAGTTGCAGGAGGTCTGCTGATGTCATACAATTCCCATTGTTACCTGAGTCACACGTCAAGAATTCAGTCCGGGAATGTATGGAGCGTTCTTATTTTCCTGATGAATACTATTATTTTTATCCTTATCGGGCTGGAATTGCCTGTTGTCGTAGCGGCCATGAAAGACTATACCATTTCAGAAGGTATTTTTTACAGCATTGTTATTGGCGGAGCCATTATCTTCACCAGGATTCTGTACAGTTATGCCTTAATGTATTTCCCGAGAATATGTTCCCGAGAACTACGGCTCAAAGTCCCTAAACCGGATTGGCGGGAACCGTTTATCATAAGCTTTGCGGCCATGCGCGGCGTGGTTTCCCTGGCGGCGGCCTTATCGATACCTGCATTTCTGCCCAACGGAGAGGCGTTTCCGCACCGTAATATTATTTTATTCGTAACCTTTGTGATTATTTTGATCACCCTCGTGGGACAGGGGCTGCTCCTGGCACCCATCCTTAAAATATTAAAAATAAAGGATGCAGGAAGTGAGTTGCCTGAAGAAAAACAGGAGGTTATTTTAATGAGAAAACTAAAAGAAACAGCCCTTCAGAAGTTAGACAATGACTTTTCAGACCTTGCAGAGAAAAACAGCCTGGTAAAACACCAGAAGCATAAGCTGGAAAACGAAATGATGATGATGGCAGATAAGGCGCAGTGTATGGCTTCCACAGGTGATTATGTTTCTGCGATGAATGAAAATAAAGACGTCCTAAGACAGGTAATTCAGGCACAGAGAAATGAACTTCACCGTTTAAAACGTGAGAAAGTATTTGATGATCATGTGATGAGAACCATAGAAATGCAGCTGGATTTTGACGAGGCTAAAATTACAGGATTTTCACACAGCTGA
- a CDS encoding ArsC/Spx/MgsR family protein, producing the protein MVVKVLHNGSCSKSNAVLEYLDENGVAFEIINILEDPLSVLELKTVLKKLNQDVSHIIRKNEKLYQEKFADKNYSEDEWLRILSENPSLIQRPILIKGSVAMLGRPVENVKYFIEK; encoded by the coding sequence ATGGTAGTTAAGGTTTTACATAATGGAAGCTGTTCGAAATCGAATGCTGTATTGGAGTATCTGGATGAAAACGGCGTGGCGTTTGAGATCATCAATATCCTTGAAGATCCGCTAAGTGTTTTAGAGCTTAAAACAGTCCTGAAAAAACTTAACCAGGATGTTTCTCACATCATTCGCAAAAATGAGAAACTGTATCAGGAGAAATTTGCAGATAAGAACTACTCGGAAGACGAATGGCTCAGAATACTGTCAGAAAACCCTTCTCTGATCCAGAGACCTATTTTAATCAAAGGTTCTGTAGCGATGTTGGGGCGGCCGGTTGAAAACGTAAAGTATTTTATAGAGAAATAA
- a CDS encoding bestrophin family protein, which translates to MHSGKRFGAREFAVWTRRSILSLTALACIPTILYFFGYTFLSFPWQPIAIMGTAVAFIVGFKNNASYSRLWEARQIYGAIINDSRSFGYILRDALSAKNPDAVKVMFLRHYAWLTALRFQLREPRAWENMQTAQFGEYAKKYDIPERLSTLDEELKRYLSETELHYVLGKKNRATQLMAAQSKALSRAYAEGEINDFQWTQINQQLIRFTDDQGKAERIKNFPYPRNFSSITTYLLLLFIVFVPFGLLKEFDQLGDGTFVEGFTLWFNIPFSLLVTWCFHTLDSVGEASVNPFEGSPNDVPITQISRTIEIDMRDMLDESNLPPAIVPKNNIVL; encoded by the coding sequence ATGCACTCAGGAAAAAGATTCGGTGCCCGCGAATTTGCAGTCTGGACCAGGAGAAGTATCTTGTCTCTTACGGCATTGGCATGCATTCCGACGATATTATATTTTTTTGGATATACCTTTCTGTCATTTCCCTGGCAGCCCATTGCTATCATGGGAACAGCAGTAGCGTTTATCGTAGGTTTTAAAAACAATGCAAGCTACAGCCGCCTCTGGGAAGCACGCCAGATTTACGGAGCCATCATCAATGACAGCAGGAGTTTCGGATACATCCTCAGGGACGCTCTTTCTGCAAAGAATCCGGACGCGGTAAAGGTAATGTTTCTGCGTCATTATGCATGGCTCACGGCACTCAGGTTTCAGCTCCGCGAACCCCGTGCCTGGGAAAATATGCAGACGGCACAGTTTGGTGAATATGCAAAAAAGTATGATATCCCCGAAAGACTTTCAACATTGGATGAGGAACTGAAAAGATACCTTTCAGAAACGGAGCTTCATTATGTTTTAGGTAAAAAAAACCGGGCCACCCAATTGATGGCCGCACAGAGTAAAGCATTATCCCGCGCTTATGCAGAGGGAGAAATAAATGATTTTCAATGGACTCAGATCAATCAGCAGCTGATCAGATTCACGGATGATCAGGGAAAAGCGGAGCGTATCAAAAACTTTCCTTATCCGAGGAACTTTTCTTCCATTACCACGTATCTTCTGCTGTTATTTATCGTTTTTGTCCCCTTTGGACTGTTGAAAGAGTTTGATCAATTAGGGGACGGAACCTTCGTTGAAGGCTTCACGCTATGGTTCAATATCCCGTTTTCTCTTTTGGTCACGTGGTGTTTTCATACCCTGGACAGTGTCGGTGAAGCGTCGGTAAATCCATTTGAAGGAAGCCCGAATGATGTCCCGATTACCCAGATCAGCAGAACCATTGAGATCGATATGAGGGATATGCTGGATGAAAGTAATCTTCCGCCTGCTATCGTCCCGAAAAACAATATTGTTCTTTAA
- a CDS encoding DUF4197 family protein, giving the protein MKRYIIAAALLIGTGTVITTMHSCSTIASTDLGVSIIKKLLLNGIDKGMAIYSNKEAFLQNNMVDKALPKQLRDINSTLEKIAPSLVAKERDYIAQAAAYTVNTSRPILEGAVNSLTSQDVRRIAEGTMATQILKEKTSQQLIAAIAPKVDEKLNEYGIVKTINTALSGNNLLGNLLGGGSNNVNAGGLSKMASEQLVNGLFNIIEDYEHQNSKALLGPLGK; this is encoded by the coding sequence ATGAAAAGATATATTATTGCAGCTGCCTTACTTATAGGAACGGGTACCGTTATTACCACGATGCACTCATGCTCTACCATTGCTTCTACGGATCTCGGGGTATCTATAATCAAGAAACTTTTACTGAACGGTATCGATAAAGGAATGGCAATCTACAGCAATAAAGAGGCGTTCCTACAGAATAATATGGTAGATAAGGCGCTTCCGAAACAATTGAGAGATATCAATTCCACCCTGGAGAAAATCGCTCCTTCTCTTGTTGCCAAGGAGAGAGATTATATTGCCCAGGCCGCAGCCTATACCGTGAATACGTCACGCCCGATCCTGGAAGGTGCGGTAAACAGTCTGACCTCACAGGATGTAAGAAGAATTGCTGAAGGGACGATGGCTACCCAGATCCTGAAGGAAAAAACCTCTCAGCAGCTTATTGCTGCCATTGCCCCAAAAGTAGATGAGAAACTGAATGAATACGGTATCGTTAAAACCATCAATACTGCTCTTTCCGGGAATAACCTGTTGGGAAATCTTTTAGGCGGAGGCAGTAATAATGTGAACGCCGGAGGTTTAAGCAAAATGGCTTCTGAACAGTTGGTAAACGGTCTCTTTAATATTATTGAGGATTATGAACACCAAAATTCCAAGGCTCTCCTGGGACCACTTGGAAAATAA
- a CDS encoding DUF493 family protein, with protein sequence MDILQGNQHSNPEEFYSSLKEKLEGHHDFPEDYLFKFIIPTDQSKLTEIYKVFDGIKFTLGNRESKNGKYTACNINAFVLDADQVVHIYKEVARIEGVILL encoded by the coding sequence ATGGACATATTACAAGGAAATCAACATTCAAATCCTGAGGAATTTTACAGTTCTTTAAAGGAAAAACTGGAAGGTCATCATGATTTTCCGGAAGACTATTTATTTAAATTCATCATTCCGACAGACCAGAGTAAGCTCACCGAGATCTACAAGGTATTCGACGGGATTAAATTCACTTTAGGAAACCGTGAAAGCAAAAACGGAAAATACACGGCGTGCAATATCAATGCTTTTGTGCTGGATGCAGACCAGGTAGTGCATATTTATAAAGAAGTCGCACGAATAGAAGGAGTAATTCTATTATAA
- a CDS encoding glutaminyl-peptide cyclotransferase — MRKNIISGLMAVVLLISCNNDKKLLDTLNNYNISMEDKGYHLGDPLNLPKEVTDNAESISISFGDKETSGLTVDPKFFALGDNEVTFIIKTNSGETLHQDATINVFAKNPEKQMAYDVLAEYPHDSDNFVEGFLMEGNMVYESDGLDGASQLIKYTLGSTTPIMTEKQPAEIFSEGCAIAGDKIYQLTYRSKIGFIYDKNSLKKIAQFPLPNAMGEGWGLTCDGKNLVATDGSNHLYYLDVNDPSKVIRTVSVAGNTETYSQLNELEYHNGFIYSNVWHQPVILKIKPETGEVVGKFDFAKITADNDQGDPEHVLNGIAFKGEDMLITGKKWPKIYEVAIK, encoded by the coding sequence ATGAGAAAAAATATAATCTCAGGTTTGATGGCGGTGGTATTACTGATCTCCTGTAATAACGATAAAAAACTGCTTGATACCCTGAACAACTACAATATTTCCATGGAAGATAAGGGATACCACTTAGGAGATCCGCTTAACCTTCCGAAAGAAGTTACCGACAACGCAGAAAGTATCTCTATCAGTTTTGGAGATAAGGAAACATCAGGCTTAACGGTTGATCCTAAGTTTTTTGCCCTGGGAGACAATGAAGTTACTTTTATCATTAAAACCAACAGCGGAGAAACCCTGCATCAGGATGCCACTATTAATGTTTTTGCAAAAAATCCCGAGAAACAGATGGCATATGATGTGCTTGCAGAATATCCGCACGACTCCGATAATTTCGTAGAAGGATTCCTGATGGAAGGCAATATGGTGTATGAAAGCGATGGTCTGGACGGCGCTTCTCAATTGATAAAATATACGCTGGGAAGTACTACGCCCATAATGACAGAGAAGCAGCCTGCCGAAATATTTTCTGAAGGATGTGCGATTGCAGGCGATAAAATCTACCAACTGACCTACAGAAGCAAAATTGGTTTTATTTACGATAAAAATTCATTAAAAAAAATAGCTCAGTTTCCTTTGCCCAATGCAATGGGTGAAGGCTGGGGCTTAACCTGTGACGGTAAAAACCTGGTTGCCACCGATGGCTCAAACCATCTTTATTATCTGGATGTAAACGACCCTTCAAAAGTGATCAGAACAGTTTCCGTAGCCGGAAATACAGAGACCTACAGCCAGCTGAATGAACTGGAATATCACAACGGCTTTATCTACTCCAATGTCTGGCATCAGCCGGTTATTCTTAAAATTAAACCGGAAACCGGTGAGGTAGTGGGCAAATTCGATTTTGCAAAAATTACCGCTGACAACGATCAGGGAGATCCGGAACATGTCCTGAACGGAATTGCTTTTAAAGGAGAGGATATGTTGATTACAGGAAAAAAATGGCCGAAAATATACGAGGTCGCAATAAAATAA
- a CDS encoding deoxynucleoside kinase: MHIAVTGNIGAGKTTLTTMLSKHYGWDAQFEDVDHNPYLEDFYADMSKWSFALQVYFLGSRFRQVKEIRESGKNIIQDRTIYEDAHIFAENLNDMKLLSDRDFNNYSSVFNLMKSFVSAPDLLIYLKSDVPNLVKKIYKRGREYEASISIEYLSKLNQKYEKWISDYTEGKLLIIEVDDLDFVEKPEDFGFILEKIEAELNGLF; the protein is encoded by the coding sequence ATGCACATTGCGGTTACAGGAAATATCGGAGCAGGAAAAACAACATTAACGACAATGCTTTCGAAGCACTACGGATGGGATGCACAGTTTGAAGACGTGGATCATAATCCTTACCTGGAAGATTTTTATGCAGATATGAGTAAATGGAGTTTTGCGCTGCAGGTTTATTTTCTGGGAAGCAGGTTCCGTCAGGTAAAGGAGATCAGGGAGAGCGGTAAAAATATTATACAGGATCGTACCATCTACGAAGATGCTCATATTTTCGCGGAAAACCTCAACGATATGAAATTGCTTTCGGACCGGGATTTTAATAATTATTCTTCAGTATTTAATCTGATGAAATCATTTGTTTCAGCTCCTGATTTATTGATTTATCTGAAATCAGATGTCCCTAACCTGGTGAAAAAAATCTATAAACGGGGACGGGAATACGAAGCATCAATCAGCATAGAATACCTTTCGAAACTGAACCAGAAATATGAAAAATGGATTTCTGATTACACCGAGGGAAAACTTCTGATTATTGAAGTCGACGATCTGGATTTTGTAGAAAAGCCTGAAGATTTCGGATTTATTCTGGAAAAAATAGAAGCAGAGCTGAACGGATTGTTTTAA
- a CDS encoding DUF1398 domain-containing protein, whose translation MKFTIEKIKEEHQKVKSGADFPHYIQTIKNWGVAHYTVYVKDGSTEYFDAADASLMAGAKYERLIVSTVVNLSRFTSRLQLHQKGGTDYMTFCNDCAESGVEGWTVDLNEMTCSYFDRSGHVMLTEKIPSL comes from the coding sequence ATGAAATTTACGATTGAAAAAATTAAAGAAGAGCACCAAAAAGTAAAAAGTGGTGCTGATTTTCCCCACTATATTCAGACTATTAAAAATTGGGGAGTTGCTCATTATACAGTATATGTAAAAGACGGCAGTACAGAATATTTTGATGCGGCAGATGCATCATTGATGGCCGGAGCCAAATATGAGCGCCTGATAGTGTCAACGGTTGTCAATCTTAGCAGATTTACCTCACGACTGCAGCTTCATCAGAAAGGCGGAACCGATTATATGACTTTTTGTAATGACTGTGCCGAGAGCGGAGTAGAAGGCTGGACAGTAGATCTGAATGAGATGACCTGCTCTTATTTTGACCGTTCTGGCCATGTGATGCTGACAGAAAAAATACCTTCTCTCTAA